In Mycobacteriales bacterium, the DNA window TGACAGCACCGTCACGAGCAACCTGTTCTACGACCTCGTGAGCATCCAGTACCACGCGCTCAAGGGGCAGGAGCTCTACCAGCGCTTCGCCAAGGACGCGCAGGGGCAGCAGGAGATCGCCCAGTTCTTCGAGCAGATCCGCGAGCAGGACATCCAGCGCGCGCAGACCTGCCACCAGCTCCTCGCCCAGCTCTCCGGCACCGGTGCCGGCGGCGGCCAGGGCGGCGGGACGGCCGAGCCGTACCCGACGGACGGCCAGACGGCCGGTACCACGCAGGGCCAGATGGCCGGTTCCACGGGTTCGAGTGGGCAGACCGGGGTCTGACGAGGCACACTAGCTAACGGACGGCCGGCGCTTGTAGGGGGCGCCGGCCGTCTCTTTATGTCTCCACACCCGTTCCCGCGTACCTTCGAGACGCGGACGAGGGTTCGGCTCCCCACGAACGGCGGCGACGATGCGGCTGCTCCTCACGTCCGGTGGCGTCACCAACCCCAGCATCAACGACGCGCTGGTCGGCCTGCTGGGCAGGCCTATCGCCGACTGCGACGCCCTCTGCGTCCCGACCGCGCAGTGGGGACACCCCGTGTGCGGGCCGGTGTCCGTGCGCGGCTTCGTGAGCGGCACCCCGCCCTGGGACGGGATGACCAGCCTGCCGTGGAAGTCGCTGGGCGTCCTCGAGCTGACCGCGCTGCCCACGATCGGTGCGGAGCGGTGGGTCCCGTGGGTCCGGGATGCCGACGTGCTCCTGGTCGACGGCGGAGACGCGACGTACCTCTGCCACTGGCTGCGGGAGTCCGGCCTGGCCGACCTCCTGCCGACGTTGCCCGACACCGTGTGGGTGGGGGTGAGCGCCGGGAGCATGGTGCTGACGCCACGCATCGGCGCCGACTTCGTCCGGTGGCCGTCCGCGCAGGGCGACGCCACTCTGGGCGTGGTCGACTTCTCAATCTTCCCGCACCTCGACGGCTTCCCGGAGAACACGCTCGCCGACGCGGAGCGCTGGGCCGCCGGCATCGGGGGTCCCGCCTACGCGATGGACGACCAGACCGCCGTCGTCGTGCGGGGCAGCAGGGTCGAGGTCGTCTCAGAGGGTCGCTGGCAGTTCTTCCCCGGCTAGGGAGGGACACCGGGACCCTCTCCGAGGGTTTCGTCCACAGGCTGGTGCAGCCGTCCACAGATGCCGTTCGCGGGGCTGTCCCGGGACTCCCCCGCCGGTTGACTCGGGCCATGGCAGGCGGACGGGCGCCGGGTGGCGCGAGGAGGTCACGGCTGGTGCGGCTGGCCGTGTTCGGGGCGGGGGCGGCGTCGGTACCGTTCCTGATCGTGGAGCTGTTCGTGTGGGCGCGCACCGGCGGGTACGTCGGCGTTCCCGCGCTGCTCGGCGGCGGCGACCTGCTGCCGTCGGTGGCGCTGCTCGCGGGGCAGGGGCTGGCGGATGCCTACGCGCTGCCGCGCCGGGCCCGCGCGCACCCACGCTGGCCGGGGCTCGTCGGCGCGTGCTGGTTCCTCCTCGCCGCCACCTGCGTGACGTTCGTGGTGCCGTACAGCGGCGGAGCGGGATCGGCGCCGCGGGTCGCGGTGGCGTCTCTCGTGCTGCTGGGGCTGGTCGCGACGGCGTCGGCGCTGGTACTGGTGCTGGACCTGTAGGGAGGAGATCGCTGTGTTCGCGGACGTCGTCTTCTTCGGGACCATGGCCGTCTGCGCCGTGGTGACGGTCGTGCTGATCTGGGTGATCCACGACCTGCGCGTGGAGCGCCGGGCGGAGCGCGAGAGGTTCGCGCCCTACTGGTTCGCGGACGCGGATCAGCCGAAGAACACCTCGGCCTCGGCGTAGAGGTCCGGCGTCACGAGCTTCAGCTCCTTCGTCGCCTCGGCCAGCGGCACCAGCTCGATCCGGGTGCCGTGCAGGGCGGTCATCGTGCCCCACTCGCCCCGGTGCGCGGCGTCGATCGCGTGCAGGCCGAACCGCGTCGCCAGCACCCGGTCGTACGCCGTCGGCGTGCCGCCGCGCTGGATGTGGCCGAGGACGGTGGCGCGGGCCTCGCGGCCGGTGCGCGAGCGGATCTCCTCCTCGAGTCGCTGCCCGATCCCGGAGAGCCGGACGTGGCCGAACGCGTCCAGCTCGCCCTCCTTGACCGCCATGGTGCCCTCGACGGGCGTGGCGCCCTCGGCGACGACGACGATCGGCGCGTAGTGCGTCTGGTAGCGGTGCTCGATGTACTCGCAGACCTTCGCGACATCGAACGGCCGCTCCGGGATGAGGATGACGTTGGCGCCGCCGGCGAGACCGGCGTGCAGCGCGATCCAGCCGGCGTGGCGGCCCATGACCTCGACGATGAGCACCCGGTGGTGCGACTCGGCGGTGGTGTGCAGCCGGTCGATCGCCTCCATGGCGATGTTCACGGCGGTGTCGAAGCCGAACGTGTAGTCGGTGGCGTTGAGGTCGTTGTCGATGGTCTTGGGGACGCCGACGACGTGGACGCCCTCCTCGTGCAGCCGGTTGGCGACGCCGAGCGTGTCCTCGCCGCCGATCGCGATGAGCGCGTCGATGCCGTTGTCCGCCAGCGTCGCCTTGATGCGCTCGACGCCGCCGTCGACCTTGAACGGGTTGGTGCGCGACGAGCCGAGGATGGTGCCGCCGCGGGGCAGGATGCCGCGCACGTCGGCGACGCCGAGCGGCGCCAGATCGCCCTCGATCGGGCCGCGCCACCCGTCGCGGAACCCCGCGAACTCGTGGCCGTAGGTCTCCACGCCCTTGCGCACGACCGCCCGGATGACGGCGTTGAGGCCGGGGCAGTCGCCGCCTCCGGTGAGCACTCCGATCCGCATGCGGCGAGCCTATTAGGGTCGGCCGCATGACGTTCTCGATCGTGGCCAGGCAGGGCGGGCAGTGGGGCGTCGCGGTGGCGTCGAAGTTCCTCGCGGTGGGCGCGTACGTTCCCGCCGGGCGGGCCGGCGCGGGCGCGCTGGCGACGCAGGCGATGGCGAACCTCGCGTACAAGGCGGACGGCCTGGCGCTGCTCGCGGAGGGCCGGGAGGCGGCGGCGGTGGTCGCCGCGCTGACCGGGCCGGACGAGGAACGCGAGCACCGGCAGGTGGGCGTCGTCGGCACCGGCACCGCCGCGAGCTACACGGGCGGGAAGTGCATCCCGTGGGCCGGTCACCGCACCGGCGACGACTACGCGATCCAGGGGAACTGCCTGGCCGGCCCGGGGGTCGTCCAGGAGGCCGAACGCGCCCTCGCCCGGGCGGACGGGCCGCTGGCGCGGCGGCTGCTGGCGGCGCTGGCGGCCGCGGACGCGGCGGGCGGCGACAAGCGCGGCCGGCAGAGCGCGGCGCTGCTCGTGGTCGAGCACGCGGGCGGCTACGGCGGCGGCTCCGACGTGGTGATCGACCTGCGCTGCGACGACTCCCCCGCGCCGGTGCCCGAGCTGGCCCGGCTGCTGGACCTGCACGACCTGTACTTCGGCAAGCCGGACCCGGCGACGCTGCTGCCGTGGGACGAGGTGGCCGGCGAGGTCGGCGACCTGCTGAAGCGGCTCGGCTACGACGGCGACGAGGCGTTCGAGCAGTGGCTCGGGACGGAGAACTACGAGGAGCGCCACGTCCCCGGCAGGATCGACCCGGTGGTGC includes these proteins:
- a CDS encoding 6-phosphofructokinase; amino-acid sequence: MRIGVLTGGGDCPGLNAVIRAVVRKGVETYGHEFAGFRDGWRGPIEGDLAPLGVADVRGILPRGGTILGSSRTNPFKVDGGVERIKATLADNGIDALIAIGGEDTLGVANRLHEEGVHVVGVPKTIDNDLNATDYTFGFDTAVNIAMEAIDRLHTTAESHHRVLIVEVMGRHAGWIALHAGLAGGANVILIPERPFDVAKVCEYIEHRYQTHYAPIVVVAEGATPVEGTMAVKEGELDAFGHVRLSGIGQRLEEEIRSRTGREARATVLGHIQRGGTPTAYDRVLATRFGLHAIDAAHRGEWGTMTALHGTRIELVPLAEATKELKLVTPDLYAEAEVFFG
- a CDS encoding Type 1 glutamine amidotransferase-like domain-containing protein gives rise to the protein MRLLLTSGGVTNPSINDALVGLLGRPIADCDALCVPTAQWGHPVCGPVSVRGFVSGTPPWDGMTSLPWKSLGVLELTALPTIGAERWVPWVRDADVLLVDGGDATYLCHWLRESGLADLLPTLPDTVWVGVSAGSMVLTPRIGADFVRWPSAQGDATLGVVDFSIFPHLDGFPENTLADAERWAAGIGGPAYAMDDQTAVVVRGSRVEVVSEGRWQFFPG
- a CDS encoding DUF1028 domain-containing protein gives rise to the protein MTFSIVARQGGQWGVAVASKFLAVGAYVPAGRAGAGALATQAMANLAYKADGLALLAEGREAAAVVAALTGPDEEREHRQVGVVGTGTAASYTGGKCIPWAGHRTGDDYAIQGNCLAGPGVVQEAERALARADGPLARRLLAALAAADAAGGDKRGRQSAALLVVEHAGGYGGGSDVVIDLRCDDSPAPVPELARLLDLHDLYFGKPDPATLLPWDEVAGEVGDLLKRLGYDGDEAFEQWLGTENYEERHVPGRIDPVVLGKLREQAAPA